One Vespa crabro chromosome 9, iyVesCrab1.2, whole genome shotgun sequence genomic region harbors:
- the LOC124426453 gene encoding acyl-CoA Delta-9 desaturase: MCPDKERVLTMRCAVNEKAAYEEVDPSSMKKMEESRIKEVKIDRMSPSEDSSLSDRIQYVPKIKWLDLSAQIFIHGGCLYGFYLMFTQAKFVTSLWAFIVIYTSGFGITAGAHRLWSHRAYKAKWPLRLILVFLFTITGQKHVYAWALDHRVHHKYSETDADPHNAKRGFFFAHVGWLFTTPHPDVVAKRKVVDMSDLEADPIVMWQKRFYIPLFALLTIGLPVAVPYYLWSETFWTSFWVSFNFRFCVTLNIAFFVNSVAHMWGQKPYDKNISPVENIAVSIAALGEGWHNYHHVFPWDYKTGELGDYSFNITTGFIDAFARIGWAYDRKYVSPEMIRRRANKSGDGSYVWGYGDVDIPKEDLQELETMDKKIL, encoded by the exons ATGTGCCCTGATAAGGAAAGAGTATTAACTATGAGGTGTGCCGTCAATGAAAAAGCTGCTTATGAAGAAGTTGATCCttcttcgatgaaaaaaatggaGGAGTCGAGGATTAAAGAAGTCAAGATAGATCGAATGTCTCCATCAGAGGATTCTTCTTTGAGTGACCGGATTCAGTACGTTCCAAAAATCAAGTGGTTGGATCTTTCTGCGCAAATATTCATACATGGAGGTTGTCTTTATGGATTCTACCTCATGTTCACACAGGCGAAATTTGTGACGTCTTTGTGGG CTTTCATAGTGATATACACTTCCGGTTTTGGCATAACAGCGGGAGCTCACAGATTATGGTCTCACAGGGCGTACAAAGCGAAGTGGCCATTGCGATTAATTCTAGTCTTCCTTTTCACGATAACTGGtcaa AAGCACGTTTACGCGTGGGCATTGGACCATAGGGTGCACCACAAATATAGCGAGACCGATGCCGATCCACATAACGCAAAAAGAGGTTTTTTCTTCGCTCATGTAGGATGGCTTTTTACAACACCTCATCCAGACGTTGTGGCTAAACGCAAAGTCGTTGATATGAGTGATCTTGAGGCCGATCCGATAGTGATGTGGCAAAAGAG attttacaTACCTCTATTTGCTCTTTTGACCATTGGATTACCGGTCGCGGTACCTTATTACCTTTGGTCTGAAACATTCTGGACATCTTTCTGGGTTAGTTTTAATTTCCGATTTTGCGTAACGCTCAATATAGCTTTCTTCGTTAATAGTGTCGCACACATGTGGGGTCAGAAACCTTATGATAA gaatatcTCACCAGTCGAGAATATAGCGGTTTCCATAGCAGCGCTTGGAGAAGGCTGGCACAATTACCATCATGTTTTTCCATGGGATTACAAGACCGGAGAACTCGGTGATTATTCTTTCAATATAACGACTGGATTCATCGATGCTTTCGCTCGTATTGGTTGGGCTTATGATCGGAAATACGTCTCGCCAGAAATGATACGGCGAAGGGCAAATAAATCTGGTGATGGTAGTTACGTTTGGGGTTATGGAGATGTGGACATCCCTAAAGAAGATCTTCAAGAATTAGAAACgat
- the LOC124426450 gene encoding USP6 N-terminal-like protein, whose protein sequence is MNEEELLTRSAAERDRIFSCYDRGREHGAQIDAWEDPGYEVYHTTDRYGFIHDKRLPRRLGANEIRLDQIEIQRLKKWEKMTKQWESSSTKEKLRRRIYKGIPNRFRGQVWTLLLGIKTLKEEQAGKYEEMLKLARHWSTEIRQIDADVARQYRDHINYRERYSIKQRSMFYVLAAYSMYNMEVGYCQGMSVLAGLLLLYMDEEDAFWGLSVLLADKKYSMHGFYVDGFPKLNRFIEHHDKIMNKFLPKLKRKLDKCGCDSILYALKWFFVVFQERTPVSLGLRIWDIFLLDGDRILPAMAYTIMKMHKRNLMPMESLDEFCNYLQIKLEQDFGFNDDTVINTMERCMEELKRAKLEYPGPPLPHELPQYPVGTFKEPSFTSKVGRRSEEFSEAQHMMRESVVQRRDMALVEEGRESTTPVDPSSGGLGGSKFSFDPSLDDGASPNGSHRSLADTSVTSTADLSVFSSATRSQALDNSLDTQSNLSNGSSGSGGLLTPRATPHHPSPDIVRIYVPYTSPSATSYKDDLPRTLPRSLETNRIRIRVDPDQTPIVEHLKPLSLDSPEFELDLK, encoded by the exons ATGAATGAGGAAGAGTTATTGACACGGTCAGCTGCAGAGCGTGATAGAATATTCAGCTGCTATGACCGTGGCAGAGAACATGGAGCCCAAATTGATGCATGGGAAGATCCTGGTTATGAAGTTTATCATACTACAGATAGATATGGATTTATACA CGATAAGCGATTACCACGAAGGTTAGGTGCAAATGAAATAAGACTTGATCAAATAGAAATACAAAGATTGAAAAAATGGGAGAAGATGACAAAACAATGGGAGAGTTCATCGACTAAGGAGAAATTACGTCGTAGAATATATAAAGGTATTCCAAATAGATTTAGAGGTCAAGTATGGACTTTATTACTAGGAATAAAAACTCTAAAGGAAGAACAAGCAGGCAAGTATGAAGAAATGCTTAAACTTGCACGTCATTGGTCCACTGAAATTCGGCAAATTGATGCTGATGTTGCTAGACAATATAGGGATCATATCAATTATAG GGAGAGATATAGCATAAAACAACGGTCTATGTTCTATGTATTAGCTGCTTATAGTATGTACAACATGGAAGTAGGTTATTGTCAAGGAATGTCAGTTTTGGCTGGATTACTTTTACTGTATATGGATGAAGAAGATGCATTTTGGGGTTTGTCTGTATTACTTgccgataaaaaatatagtatGCACG GATTTTATGTTGATGGTTTTCCTAAACTAAATCGCTTCATCGAACAtcatgataaaataatgaataaatttctaCCAAAactaaaacgaaaacttgataaGTGTGGTTGCGattctatattatatgcaTTGAAATGGTTCTTTGTTGTTTTCCAAGAACGA ACGCCTGTTAGCCTTGGTCTGCGTATTTGGGATATATTTTTACTGGATGGAGACCGCATTTTACCTGCAATGGCATATACTATTATGAAAATGCATAAACGTAATTTAATGCCGATGGAAAGTCTTGatgaattttgtaattatttgcaAATTAAATTGGAACAAGACTTTGGATTTAATGATGATACCGTAATTAATACCATGGAACGTTGCATGGAAGAACTAAAACGTGCCAAATTAGAATATCCAGGTCCTCCCTTACCACATGAATTACCACAGTATCCAGTTGGTACATTTAAAGAACCCTCTTTCACTAGCAAG GTTGGACGACGTAGTGAAGAGTTCAGTGAAGCACAACATATGATGCGCGAGTCGGTAGTACAACGAAGGGATATGGCTCTCGTCGAGGAAGGCAGAGAAAGTACAACGCCAGTTGATCCAAGTAGTGGTGGCCTTGGTG GGAGCAAATTCTCATTTGATCCAAGTCTTGACGATGGTGCGTCTCCCAATGGCTCACATCGGTCTTTGGCTGACACATCTGTTACCTCTACAGCTGATCTTTCTGTATTTAGTTCCGCGACACGGTCTCAAGCATTAGACAATAGTCTTGATACTCAAAGCAATCTTTCTAATGGTAGTTCTGGTAGTGGTGGTTTGCTTACACCAAGGGCAACGCCCCATCATCCAAGTCCAGATATTGTACGAATCTATGTACCATATACTTCACCTTCCGCAACTTCGTACAAGGACGATCTTCCTCGCACTCTTCCTCGGTCTTTAGAAACAAATAGAATCCGCATACGTGTTGATCCCGATCAAACTCCTATAGTAGAACACCTTAAGCCACTTTCTTTAGATAGTCCAGAGTTTGAACTAgatctaaaataa
- the LOC124426458 gene encoding mitochondrial carrier homolog 2-like, giving the protein MISQREEPVWSNIAIRMFINTISHPIEYAKVLIQIGHEPISPRPTVTLFGKSALALPNVFQYVRYIKNVDGFSGCYRGLVPKLCAYTISAVAFEKTSECISFSGEPDQNIDDEELLEPERRTKCIHELIRDLLSRMVGIIVSHPLDVIMLRMMAQFVGGEMKYNGLIRSFIEVYKENGITGYYAGLVPRLIANAAVLVLVSSSTYVINKYVIRDQELKTYTASTMKFFATTVTYPFLVVSHCMAVNNCGLVAGLPPNMPIYNSWLDCWSHLSSINQLKRGSSLLWRYYTDPQIIMNEKAIPIYRDNFYRQSKIQ; this is encoded by the exons ATGATTTCACAAAGAGAAGAACCTGTATGGTCTAATATAGCTATTCGTatgtttataaatacaatatccCATCCAATCGAATATGCAAAGGTTTTAATACag aTTGGTCATGAACCTATTTCACCACGTCCAACAGTGACATTGTTTGGAAAATCAGCATTAGCTTTACCTAACGTTTTTCAATATG ttaggtatataaaaaatgttgatGGATTTAGTGGATGTTATCGGGGACTTGTACCCAAACTTTGTGCATATACTATCAGTGCAGTAGCCTTTGAGAAAACTTCTGAATGCATTTCGTTTAGTGGTGAACCTGATCAAAATATTGACGATGAGGAATTATTAGAACCAGAAAG GCGTACTAAATGTATACATGAACTTATACGGGATTTACTTAGTAGAATGGTGGGAATCATAGTAAGCCATCCATTAGATGTAataatgttaagaatgatGGCCCAATTTGTAGGTggtgaaatgaaatataa tGGATTGATTAGATCGTTTATAGAAGTATACAAGGAGAATGGAATTACAGGATATTATGCAGGATTAGTACCACGCCTAATTGCAAATGCTGCAGTATTAGTTCTTGTCAGTTCATCAACTTATGTCATCAATAAATATGTTATTCGTGATCAAGAATTAAAGACTTATACAGCTTCCACtatgaaa ttttttgCAACAACCGTTACATATCCATTTTTGGTAGTATCTCATTGCATGGCAGTAAATAACTGTGG gttGGTTGCTGGTCTTCCTCCAAATATGCCAATTTATAATAGTTGGTTGGATTGCTGGTCTCATTTATCAAGTATCAATCAATTGAAAAGAGGCAGCAGTCTTTTATGGCGCTACTATACAGATCctcaaataattatgaatgaaaaagcaATACCTATTTATagagataatttttatcggcAAAGTAAAATCCAATAA
- the LOC124426459 gene encoding motile sperm domain-containing protein 1-like isoform X1, with translation MQSQLAATPRKLPVFVFPSSITFYLENQSTHKQVLTLYNPYDFPVKFKVLCTAPNKYKVVDPEGTIKAKCCVDIVVRHTALLISNCNVTDKFRIQMQEHPSKQATGKRDVEATLLPGTSETAGRATPDPEMFQQLPINETRQQQSYALITQNRTIDNTSLKIHKNLLQLQYDLFHGEIQDKITNMFLSSNMKNANCIIVDKGGTNYVALIAGIICIAGLLLPTEGERSHTVPDYLHLSINFKLIFSFVLGMVTIIILRL, from the exons ATGCAGTCCCAGTTAGCAGCAACTCCTCGAAAATTACCTGTGTTTGTCTTCCCCTCAAGTATTACTTTTTATCTAGAAAATCAATCTACTCATAAGCAAGTTTTGACTTTATATAATCCATATGATTTCCCAGTAAAATTCAAAG tgCTTTGTACTGCTCCAAATAAGTACAAAGTTGTTGATCCCGAAGGAACAATAAAGGCAAAATGTtgcgttgatattgttgtaagGCATACAGCACTCTTAATTAGTAATTGCAATGTGACTGATAAATTCAGGATACAAATGCAAGAACATCCAAGTAAACAG GCAACGGGTAAACGAGATGTTGAAGCTACATTGTTACCTGGAACCTCAGAAACTGCTGGAAGAGCAACTCCAGATCCAGAAATGTTTCAACAGCTTCCGATAAATGAAACTAGGCAACAACAGTCATATGCGCTTATAACTCAAAATAGAACAATTGACA aCACTTCACTCAAGATACATAAAAACTTATTACAGTTGCAGTATGATTTATTTCATGGAGAAATTCAagataaaattacaaatatgttTCTGAGCtcaaatatgaaaaatgcCAATTGTATCATTGTGGATAAAG GAGGAACAAACTATGTAGCACTTATCGCAGGAATTATTTGCATAGCTGGGCTACTCTTGCCTACAGAAGGAGAACGTAGCCACACAGTGCCTGATTACCTCCATCTTtccataaattttaaattaatattttcattcgtattaG GTAtggtaacaattataatcttAAGGTTGTAA
- the LOC124426459 gene encoding motile sperm domain-containing protein 1-like isoform X2 — protein sequence MQSQLAATPRKLPVFVFPSSITFYLENQSTHKQVLTLYNPYDFPVKFKVLCTAPNKYKVVDPEGTIKAKCCVDIVVRHTALLISNCNVTDKFRIQMQEHPSKQATGKRDVEATLLPGTSETAGRATPDPEMFQQLPINETRQQQSYALITQNRTIDRGTNYVALIAGIICIAGLLLPTEGERSHTVPDYLHLSINFKLIFSFVLGMVTIIILRL from the exons ATGCAGTCCCAGTTAGCAGCAACTCCTCGAAAATTACCTGTGTTTGTCTTCCCCTCAAGTATTACTTTTTATCTAGAAAATCAATCTACTCATAAGCAAGTTTTGACTTTATATAATCCATATGATTTCCCAGTAAAATTCAAAG tgCTTTGTACTGCTCCAAATAAGTACAAAGTTGTTGATCCCGAAGGAACAATAAAGGCAAAATGTtgcgttgatattgttgtaagGCATACAGCACTCTTAATTAGTAATTGCAATGTGACTGATAAATTCAGGATACAAATGCAAGAACATCCAAGTAAACAG GCAACGGGTAAACGAGATGTTGAAGCTACATTGTTACCTGGAACCTCAGAAACTGCTGGAAGAGCAACTCCAGATCCAGAAATGTTTCAACAGCTTCCGATAAATGAAACTAGGCAACAACAGTCATATGCGCTTATAACTCAAAATAGAACAATTGACA GAGGAACAAACTATGTAGCACTTATCGCAGGAATTATTTGCATAGCTGGGCTACTCTTGCCTACAGAAGGAGAACGTAGCCACACAGTGCCTGATTACCTCCATCTTtccataaattttaaattaatattttcattcgtattaG GTAtggtaacaattataatcttAAGGTTGTAA
- the LOC124426460 gene encoding eukaryotic translation initiation factor 4E type 2 isoform X1, whose translation MSNKFEASYRSKTNEDSGDEETQSKDSHKVEKDLLPPIEISPHEHKLQYAYALWYSRRSPGKQTSIQSYDQNLKLVGRFASVEQFWGLYSHLVRPSELTTHTDFHLFKVGIKPMWEDEANQRGGKWIVRLRKGLVSRCWENLILAMLGEQFMVGEEICGAVVSIRFQEDIICVWNKTASDVATTARIRDTLRRVLHLPASASMEYKTHNESLKNVHRL comes from the exons ATGTCCAATAAATTTGAGGC TTCTTACAGATCAAAAACCAATGAAGACAGTGGAGACGAAGAAACCCAATCAAAGGACAGTCATAAAGTTGAAAAAGATCTATTA CCTCCTATAGAAATAAGTCCTCACGAGCACAAATTGCAATATGCATACGCGTTATGGTATAGTAGACGCAGTCCTGGTAAACAAACCAGCATACAGAGTTACGACCAGAATTTAAAATTGGTTGGTAGGTTCGCAAGTGTGGAACAATTTTGGGGTCTATACAGTCACTTAGTCAGACCATCAGAATTAACAACACACACAGACTTTCACTTATTTAAAGTGGGTATAAAACCTATGTGGGAg GATGAGGCAAACCAAAGAGGTGGTAAATGGATAGTAAGATTAAGAAAAGGCTTGGTGTCAAGATGTTGGGAAAATCTTATTTTAGCTATGTTAGGAGAGCAATTTATGGTAGGAGAGGAAATATGTGGTGCTGTTGTGTCCATAAGGTTTcaa GAAGATATAATTTGTGTTTGGAACAAAACAGCATCGGATGTTGCAACGACAGCAAGAATTAGAGATACACTTAGGAGAGTATTACATCTTCCAGCCAGTGCCTCTATGGAATATAAGACTCACAATGaaagtttaaaaaatgttcataGGCTTTAG
- the LOC124426460 gene encoding eukaryotic translation initiation factor 4E type 2 isoform X2 produces MSNKFEASKTNEDSGDEETQSKDSHKVEKDLLPPIEISPHEHKLQYAYALWYSRRSPGKQTSIQSYDQNLKLVGRFASVEQFWGLYSHLVRPSELTTHTDFHLFKVGIKPMWEDEANQRGGKWIVRLRKGLVSRCWENLILAMLGEQFMVGEEICGAVVSIRFQEDIICVWNKTASDVATTARIRDTLRRVLHLPASASMEYKTHNESLKNVHRL; encoded by the exons ATGTCCAATAAATTTGAGGC ATCAAAAACCAATGAAGACAGTGGAGACGAAGAAACCCAATCAAAGGACAGTCATAAAGTTGAAAAAGATCTATTA CCTCCTATAGAAATAAGTCCTCACGAGCACAAATTGCAATATGCATACGCGTTATGGTATAGTAGACGCAGTCCTGGTAAACAAACCAGCATACAGAGTTACGACCAGAATTTAAAATTGGTTGGTAGGTTCGCAAGTGTGGAACAATTTTGGGGTCTATACAGTCACTTAGTCAGACCATCAGAATTAACAACACACACAGACTTTCACTTATTTAAAGTGGGTATAAAACCTATGTGGGAg GATGAGGCAAACCAAAGAGGTGGTAAATGGATAGTAAGATTAAGAAAAGGCTTGGTGTCAAGATGTTGGGAAAATCTTATTTTAGCTATGTTAGGAGAGCAATTTATGGTAGGAGAGGAAATATGTGGTGCTGTTGTGTCCATAAGGTTTcaa GAAGATATAATTTGTGTTTGGAACAAAACAGCATCGGATGTTGCAACGACAGCAAGAATTAGAGATACACTTAGGAGAGTATTACATCTTCCAGCCAGTGCCTCTATGGAATATAAGACTCACAATGaaagtttaaaaaatgttcataGGCTTTAG
- the LOC124426462 gene encoding uncharacterized protein LOC124426462, with protein MSINPMKWKTKNIIYTIIIISMFYYLFIHKETKQTKNVGIINNTHPIYVWEFVADFSNMKLLNPLIDDFNITAESGNYDHWQYSVEYNEHLRYISFIENFGVGHYSIKKENDDYLISSNHNTCFFGFICVRTTSEFRFEKYEEKNTRCTETVEYHCPITVMPLCDEEVKAQRSDIMDRLKAAFSSIET; from the exons ATGAGTATTAATCCGATGAAATGGAAAactaaaaacattatatatacaataataataatttctatgttttattatctttttattcataaggAAACTAAGCAAACGAAGAACGTaggtattatcaataataccCATCCAATTTATGTATGGGAATTTGTAGCAGATTTTAgcaatatgaaattattaaatccaCTTAT AGATGATTTCAACATCACCGCTGAGAGTGGAAATTACGATCACTGGCAATATTCCGTTGAATATAATGAACATTTACGTTATATATCATTCATAGAAAACTTTGGTGTTGGacattattcgataaaaaaagaaaacgatgattatttaataagttCGAATCATAATACTTGTTTCTTTGGTTTCATATGTG TGAGAACAACATCTGAATTTAGATTCGAAAAATACGAGGAAAAAAACACGAGGTGCACCGAAACCGTAGAATATCATTGTCCGATTACTGTTATGCCTTTGTGCGACGAAGAAGTTAAGGCACAACGGAGCGATATAATGGATCGATTAAAGGCGGCGTTTTCATCAATAGAAACATAA